A single region of the Pseudomonas sp. VD-NE ins genome encodes:
- a CDS encoding glycosyltransferase: protein MSSRKFGLNLVVVLAIAALFTGFWALINRPVSAPNWPEQISGFSYSPFQQGQYPQKDQYPTDDEMRRDLEIMSKLTDNIRIYSVDGSLQDIPKLAEEFGLRVTLGIWISPDQERNEREITRAIELANTSRSVVRVVVGNEAIFRKEITAQELSVLLDRVRAAVKVPVTTSEQWHVWEEHPELAKHVDLIAAHVLPYWEFIPVDKAGQFVFDRARDLKKMFPKKPLLLSEVGWPSNGRMRGGADASPADQAIYLRNLVNKLNRQGFNYFVIEAFDQPWKASDEGSVGAYWGVFNAARQQKFNFEGPVVAIPQWRVLAIGSVVLALLSLTLLMIDGSALRQRGRIFLTFIAFLCGSVLVWIGYDYSLQYSTWFSLTVGFLLALGALGVFIVLLTEAHELAEAVWIHKRRREFLPVEGDSSYRPKVSIHVPCYNEPPEMVKQTLDALAALDYPDYEVLIIDNNTKDPAVWEPVRDYCATLGPRFKFFHVSPLAGFKGGALNYLIPHTAKDAEVIAVIDSDYCVHPNWLKHMVPHFADPKIAVVQSPQDYRDQNESTFKKLCYAEYKGFFHIGMVTRNDRDAIIQHGTMTMTRRSVLEELGWADWCICEDAELGLRVFEKGLSAAYYHDSYGKGLMPDTFIDFKKQRFRWAYGAIQIIKRHTGSLLRGKDTELTRGQRYHFLAGWLPWVADGMNIFFTVGALLWSAAMIIVPQRVDPPLLIFAIPPLALFVFKVGKIIFLYRRAVGVNLKDAFCAALAGLALSHTIAKAVLYGFFTTSIPFFRTPKNADNHGFWVAISEAREELFIMLLLWGAALGIYLVNGIPSNDMRFWVVMLLVQSLPYLAALIMAFLSSLPKPAAAPEPAAA from the coding sequence ATGTCATCGCGTAAATTTGGACTCAACCTGGTGGTGGTTCTGGCAATCGCCGCCCTGTTCACCGGTTTCTGGGCGCTGATCAATCGCCCGGTTTCCGCGCCGAACTGGCCGGAGCAGATCTCCGGTTTCTCCTATTCGCCGTTCCAGCAGGGACAATATCCGCAAAAGGATCAGTACCCGACTGACGACGAGATGCGCCGCGACCTGGAGATCATGAGCAAGCTGACGGACAACATCCGCATCTACTCGGTCGACGGCTCGCTGCAAGACATCCCGAAACTGGCTGAAGAATTCGGCCTGCGCGTGACGCTGGGGATCTGGATCAGCCCCGATCAGGAGCGCAACGAACGGGAAATCACCCGTGCCATCGAACTGGCCAACACCTCGCGCAGCGTGGTTCGCGTGGTGGTCGGTAACGAAGCGATCTTCCGCAAGGAAATCACCGCGCAAGAGCTGAGCGTGCTGCTCGATCGCGTGCGCGCAGCGGTGAAAGTACCGGTGACCACCTCCGAGCAATGGCACGTCTGGGAAGAACACCCGGAGCTGGCCAAGCACGTTGACCTGATCGCCGCGCACGTTCTGCCGTACTGGGAGTTCATTCCGGTCGACAAGGCTGGCCAGTTCGTTTTCGACCGCGCTCGCGATCTGAAAAAAATGTTCCCGAAAAAGCCGCTGCTGCTCTCCGAGGTCGGCTGGCCGAGCAACGGTCGCATGCGTGGCGGTGCCGATGCGTCGCCAGCAGATCAGGCGATTTATCTGCGTAACCTGGTCAACAAGCTCAACCGCCAAGGCTTCAACTACTTCGTGATCGAAGCGTTTGACCAGCCGTGGAAAGCCAGCGACGAAGGTTCTGTGGGCGCGTACTGGGGCGTGTTCAACGCTGCGCGTCAGCAGAAATTCAACTTCGAAGGCCCGGTCGTGGCGATCCCGCAATGGCGCGTGCTGGCGATCGGTTCGGTTGTGCTGGCGCTGTTGTCGCTGACCTTGCTGATGATCGACGGCTCGGCCCTGCGTCAACGCGGACGGATCTTCCTGACCTTCATCGCCTTCCTTTGCGGTTCGGTGCTGGTGTGGATCGGTTACGACTACAGCCTGCAATACAGCACGTGGTTCAGTTTGACGGTGGGCTTCCTCTTGGCGCTGGGTGCGCTCGGGGTGTTTATCGTGTTGCTGACCGAGGCGCATGAACTGGCCGAAGCGGTGTGGATTCACAAGCGTCGGCGCGAATTCCTGCCGGTCGAGGGCGACTCCAGCTATCGCCCGAAAGTCTCGATCCACGTGCCGTGCTACAACGAGCCGCCGGAGATGGTCAAACAGACCCTCGACGCCCTCGCCGCGCTCGATTACCCGGACTACGAAGTCCTGATCATCGACAACAACACCAAGGATCCGGCGGTGTGGGAACCGGTGCGTGACTACTGCGCAACCCTCGGCCCGCGCTTCAAGTTCTTCCACGTCTCGCCGCTGGCCGGTTTCAAGGGCGGCGCGCTGAACTACCTGATTCCGCACACCGCCAAGGACGCTGAGGTGATCGCCGTGATCGACTCCGATTACTGTGTGCACCCGAACTGGCTCAAGCACATGGTGCCGCACTTCGCCGACCCGAAAATCGCTGTGGTGCAATCGCCGCAGGATTATCGCGACCAGAACGAAAGCACCTTCAAGAAGCTCTGCTACGCCGAATACAAAGGCTTCTTCCACATCGGCATGGTCACCCGTAACGACCGTGACGCGATCATCCAGCACGGCACCATGACCATGACCCGTCGTTCGGTGCTGGAAGAGTTGGGTTGGGCCGACTGGTGCATCTGTGAAGACGCCGAACTCGGTCTGCGCGTGTTCGAGAAAGGCCTGTCGGCGGCGTATTACCACGACAGCTACGGCAAGGGCCTGATGCCGGATACGTTTATCGACTTCAAGAAGCAGCGTTTCCGCTGGGCCTACGGTGCGATTCAGATCATCAAACGCCACACCGGCAGCCTGTTGCGCGGCAAGGACACCGAGCTGACCCGTGGCCAGCGTTATCACTTCCTCGCGGGCTGGTTGCCGTGGGTGGCGGACGGCATGAACATCTTCTTCACCGTCGGCGCACTGTTGTGGTCGGCGGCGATGATCATCGTGCCGCAACGGGTCGATCCGCCGCTGCTGATCTTCGCAATCCCGCCACTGGCGCTGTTTGTGTTCAAAGTCGGCAAGATCATCTTCCTGTATCGCCGAGCAGTTGGCGTGAACCTCAAAGATGCCTTCTGCGCGGCACTGGCCGGGCTGGCGTTGTCGCACACCATCGCCAAAGCGGTGCTGTACGGCTTCTTCACCACCAGCATCCCGTTCTTCCGCACGCCGAAAAACGCCGACAACCATGGCTTCTGGGTGGCGATTTCCGAAGCACGGGAAGAGCTGTTCATCATGCTGCTGTTGTGGGGCGCGGCGCTGGGGATCTACCTGGTCAACGGCATCCCGAGCAACGACATGCGTTTCTGGGTGGTGATGTTGCTGGTGCAGTCGCTGCCGTATCTGGCGGCGCTGATCATGGCGTTCCTGTCGTCGCTGCCGAAACCGGCGGCTGCGCCTGAGCCGGCAGCAGCATAA
- the tcdA gene encoding tRNA cyclic N6-threonylcarbamoyladenosine(37) synthase TcdA, translated as MVMSTEDPRFAGIARLYGIEGLERLRAAHVAIVGVGGVGSWAAEAMARCGVGEISLFDLDDVCVSNANRQLHALDSTVGKPKVEVMAERLRGINPDCTVHAVADFVTRETMAEYITPNIDCVIDCIDAVNAKAALIAWCKRRKIQIITTGGAGGQIDPTLIQVCDLNRTFNDPLASKVRSTLRRDYGFSRTVTRHYSVPCVFSTEQLRYPKPDGSICLQKSFVGDGVKLDCAGGFGAVMMVTATFGMVAATKAVDKIVAGVRRPSDRVKPQI; from the coding sequence ATGGTCATGAGTACAGAAGATCCGCGGTTTGCAGGCATCGCCCGTTTGTATGGCATTGAAGGCCTGGAACGCCTGCGCGCGGCCCATGTGGCGATTGTCGGCGTCGGTGGTGTCGGTTCCTGGGCGGCGGAAGCCATGGCCCGTTGTGGCGTCGGCGAGATTTCGCTGTTCGACCTCGATGATGTCTGCGTCAGCAACGCCAACCGCCAGTTGCACGCGCTGGACAGCACCGTCGGCAAACCCAAGGTCGAGGTGATGGCCGAGCGTCTGCGCGGGATCAACCCGGATTGCACGGTGCACGCGGTGGCGGATTTCGTCACCCGCGAGACCATGGCCGAATACATCACGCCGAACATCGACTGCGTGATCGACTGCATCGACGCGGTCAACGCCAAGGCTGCGCTGATCGCCTGGTGCAAGCGCCGCAAGATCCAGATCATTACCACTGGCGGTGCGGGCGGACAGATTGATCCGACGCTGATTCAGGTGTGCGATCTCAACCGTACGTTCAATGACCCGTTGGCCTCGAAAGTGCGTTCGACGTTGCGTCGTGATTATGGTTTTTCGCGCACCGTAACCCGCCATTACAGCGTGCCGTGTGTGTTTTCCACGGAGCAACTGCGTTATCCGAAACCGGATGGCAGCATTTGTTTGCAGAAGAGTTTTGTCGGCGATGGCGTGAAGCTGGACTGCGCTGGCGGGTTTGGCGCGGTGATGATGGTCACGGCGACGTTTGGGATGGTCGCGGCGACCAAGGCTGTGGACAAGATTGTCGCGGGTGTTCGGCGCCCTTCAGATCGGGTCAAACCTCAGATTTGA
- a CDS encoding SufE family protein, with protein MSLPVEAAEALQTFQNAPGWEQRARLLMQFGDRLPPLDDTDKCDANRVHGCESQVWLVGELHDGHWQFSASSDARMIRGLVTLLLLRVNGLSAAELQQVDLPDWFNQLGLSRQLSPSRSNGLNAVLQRMNELAG; from the coding sequence ATGAGCTTGCCGGTCGAAGCAGCCGAGGCGTTGCAGACATTTCAGAACGCGCCTGGCTGGGAGCAGCGAGCGCGGTTACTGATGCAGTTTGGTGATCGTCTGCCGCCGTTGGATGACACGGACAAGTGCGACGCTAACCGGGTACATGGCTGTGAGAGTCAGGTCTGGCTGGTTGGCGAACTGCACGACGGTCACTGGCAATTCAGCGCGAGCAGCGATGCGCGGATGATCCGCGGGTTGGTGACGTTGTTGCTGTTGCGGGTCAACGGGTTGTCGGCGGCCGAACTGCAGCAAGTTGATTTGCCGGACTGGTTTAATCAGCTAGGCCTTTCGCGGCAGCTATCGCCATCGCGCAGTAATGGCCTCAATGCCGTGCTCCAGCGGATGAATGAGTTGGCGGGTTAA
- a CDS encoding cysteine desulfurase, which produces MMIPSPWRADFPAIAALQRQDQTYLDNAATTQKPQALLDALTHYYANGAANVHRAQHLPGAHATQAFEDSRLKAAQWLNAGDSGQIIFTHGATSALNLLAYGLEHLFHPGDEIVISALEHHANLLPWQQLAQRRNLKLVILPLDADGLIDLAAAVHLIGPRTRLLAVSQLSNVLGAWQPLPALLAMAKAQNALTVVDGAQGVVHGRHDVQALGCDFYVFSSHKLYGPDGLGVLFGRNAALEQLKPWQFGGEMVLEANYHDARFRPAPLGFEAGTPPIASVIGLGATLDYLADLDQEAVSAHEAALHEYLLRGLAARNGIRLLGKPQLALASFVVEGVHNADLAHLLTEQGIAVRAGHHCAMPLLKSFELAGAIRVSLALYNDSEDLERFFEALDQALELLR; this is translated from the coding sequence ATGATGATTCCCTCCCCGTGGCGCGCCGATTTCCCGGCCATCGCCGCGCTGCAACGGCAAGACCAGACCTATCTGGACAACGCCGCCACCACGCAAAAACCCCAAGCCCTGCTCGACGCACTGACGCATTACTACGCCAATGGCGCGGCCAATGTGCACCGTGCGCAACACCTGCCAGGCGCTCACGCGACGCAGGCGTTCGAAGACAGTCGGCTCAAGGCTGCGCAATGGCTGAATGCCGGTGACAGCGGACAGATCATCTTCACCCACGGCGCCACCAGTGCGCTGAATCTCCTGGCCTATGGCCTGGAACATCTTTTCCACCCGGGCGACGAAATTGTCATCAGCGCCCTGGAGCATCACGCCAACCTGCTGCCGTGGCAGCAACTGGCACAACGACGCAATCTGAAGCTGGTGATCCTGCCGCTGGATGCCGACGGTCTGATCGACCTTGCTGCCGCTGTGCACCTGATCGGCCCGCGAACGCGCTTGCTGGCGGTCAGTCAGCTGTCCAACGTGCTCGGTGCGTGGCAGCCATTGCCGGCGTTGTTGGCCATGGCCAAGGCGCAAAACGCACTGACCGTGGTCGATGGCGCGCAAGGCGTGGTGCACGGTCGGCATGACGTGCAAGCGCTGGGTTGCGACTTCTATGTGTTTTCCAGCCACAAACTGTATGGCCCCGACGGCCTCGGCGTGCTGTTCGGCCGCAACGCTGCGCTTGAGCAATTGAAGCCATGGCAATTCGGCGGCGAAATGGTCCTGGAAGCCAACTATCATGACGCGCGCTTCCGCCCTGCTCCGTTGGGTTTCGAGGCGGGTACGCCGCCGATTGCCAGTGTGATCGGCTTGGGCGCGACGCTCGATTATCTGGCGGATCTGGATCAGGAAGCGGTGTCCGCCCACGAAGCCGCGCTGCATGAATATCTGCTGCGTGGCCTCGCGGCGCGCAATGGCATTCGTTTGCTCGGCAAGCCGCAATTGGCGCTGGCGAGTTTTGTCGTTGAAGGTGTGCATAATGCTGATTTGGCGCACTTGCTGACTGAGCAAGGTATTGCCGTGCGCGCCGGGCACCACTGCGCCATGCCATTGCTGAAAAGCTTTGAACTGGCCGGAGCGATTCGGGTTTCGCTGGCGCTGTACAACGATTCGGAAGATCTGGAGCGCTTCTTTGAAGCATTGGATCAGGCGTTGGAGTTGTTGCGATGA
- the dapD gene encoding 2,3,4,5-tetrahydropyridine-2,6-dicarboxylate N-succinyltransferase has product MSNSLFSIAFGVGTQNRQGAWLEVFYAQPLLNPSAELVAAVAPILGYTEGNQAITFTTAQAAQLAEAVKGIDAVQGKLLTRLAESHKPLVATLLAEDAQLTSTPEAYLKLHLLSHRLVKPHGVSLAGIFPLLPNVAWTSQGAVDLSELAEMQLEARLRGELLEVFSVDKFPKMTDYVVPAGVRIADAARLRLGAYVGEGTTVMHEGFINFNAGTEGPGMIEGRVSAGVFVGKGSDLGGGCSTMGTLSGGGNIVIKVGEGCLIGANAGIGFPLGDRNTVESGLYVTAGTKVALLDENNNLVKVVKARELAGQTDLLFRRNSETGAVECKTHKSAIELNEALHAHN; this is encoded by the coding sequence ATGTCCAATTCTCTGTTCAGCATCGCTTTTGGTGTCGGCACTCAGAACCGTCAAGGCGCGTGGCTGGAAGTGTTCTACGCACAGCCACTGCTCAACCCGTCGGCCGAACTGGTCGCGGCGGTTGCGCCGATCCTCGGTTACACCGAAGGCAACCAGGCCATCACTTTCACCACCGCACAGGCCGCACAACTGGCTGAAGCCGTGAAAGGCATCGATGCCGTGCAAGGCAAGCTGCTGACCCGTCTGGCCGAGAGCCACAAGCCGCTGGTCGCCACCCTGCTGGCTGAAGACGCACAGCTGACTTCGACACCTGAGGCATATCTGAAGCTGCACCTGCTGTCGCACCGTCTGGTCAAGCCGCACGGCGTGAGCCTGGCCGGGATCTTCCCGCTGCTGCCGAACGTTGCCTGGACCAGCCAAGGTGCTGTGGATCTGAGCGAACTGGCGGAAATGCAACTGGAGGCCCGTCTGCGCGGCGAGCTGCTGGAAGTGTTCTCGGTGGACAAGTTCCCGAAAATGACCGACTACGTGGTTCCGGCTGGCGTGCGTATTGCTGACGCCGCGCGTCTGCGTCTGGGCGCTTACGTCGGTGAAGGCACCACCGTGATGCACGAAGGCTTCATCAACTTCAACGCCGGCACCGAAGGCCCGGGCATGATCGAGGGCCGCGTTTCCGCTGGCGTATTCGTCGGCAAGGGTTCGGACCTGGGCGGCGGTTGCTCGACCATGGGCACCCTGTCGGGCGGCGGCAACATCGTGATCAAGGTCGGCGAAGGCTGCCTGATCGGCGCCAACGCCGGTATCGGTTTCCCGTTGGGCGACCGCAACACCGTTGAGTCGGGCCTGTACGTGACCGCCGGCACCAAAGTGGCGCTGCTCGACGAAAACAACAACCTGGTCAAGGTTGTGAAGGCGCGCGAGCTGGCCGGTCAGACTGACCTGCTGTTCCGTCGCAATTCGGAAACCGGTGCGGTGGAATGCAAAACCCACAAATCGGCGATCGAACTGAACGAAGCGCTGCACGCTCACAACTAA
- a CDS encoding arsenate reductase produces MKKARTWLDEHAVSYDFHDYKTAGIDREHLTQWCDEHGWQTVLNRAGTTFRKLDDERKADLDQSKAIELMLAQPSMIKRPVLDLGDRTLIGFKPDIYAAALK; encoded by the coding sequence ATGAAGAAGGCGCGCACCTGGCTCGATGAACACGCTGTCAGCTACGATTTTCACGATTACAAAACCGCCGGCATCGACCGTGAGCACCTGACCCAATGGTGTGACGAACATGGCTGGCAAACGGTGTTGAACCGCGCAGGCACGACCTTTCGCAAACTCGACGACGAACGCAAAGCCGATCTCGACCAGTCGAAAGCCATCGAACTGATGCTCGCTCAACCCTCGATGATCAAGCGCCCGGTGCTCGATCTCGGTGACCGAACCCTGATTGGCTTCAAGCCAGACATCTACGCGGCCGCTCTGAAGTAA
- a CDS encoding Na+/H+ antiporter — protein sequence MQTAYTVLILLMLVSVSRLVGRVIPLPLPLVQIGAGALLAWPTLGLHVALDPELFLFLFLPPLLFSDGWRMPKREFWHLRGPILTLAVGLVLFTVVGAGYFIHWLLPSIPLPVAFALAAVLSPTDAVAVSAISQNRLPTPLMHILQGEALMNDASGLVTFKFALVAAITGVFSLTNASLTFVVVALGGLAVGVALSWLVGRLRSWMIARGWDDPATHVVFMLLLPFAAYVLAERLGVSGILSAVAAGMMQSWLDLLPRQTSTRLLNRSVWSLLEFAFNGLIFLLLGLQLPDIIKAVVSHEPTLWPTLFYRCLDVVAIFLALVLLRFIWVQSIWRLSVLLRRLRGKGELTQVPTARSCWLLTVGGVRGAVTLAGVMSVPMLMGAEAFPERDLLIFIAAGVILLSLISACIALPLLLRGIEKSPDDKRRQEVRDAWRKTAQAAIHALEAEETAPQDAAQAALSAELKARIMSEYRHQLDVFNDSAEAQALAFQMDLLERRLRLKALRAQRLELYSLSRQHQIGDDVLREVLADLDLSEANLGQVKS from the coding sequence ATGCAAACCGCTTACACCGTCCTCATCCTGCTGATGCTGGTCAGCGTCTCGCGTCTGGTCGGACGGGTCATCCCGCTGCCGCTGCCTCTGGTGCAAATCGGCGCCGGTGCCTTGCTCGCCTGGCCGACCCTCGGTCTGCATGTGGCCCTTGATCCCGAACTGTTCCTGTTTCTGTTCCTGCCACCCTTGCTGTTCTCCGATGGCTGGCGCATGCCCAAGCGCGAGTTCTGGCATCTGCGCGGGCCGATCCTGACGCTGGCGGTGGGCCTCGTGCTGTTTACCGTGGTCGGCGCCGGGTACTTCATCCATTGGTTGTTGCCGTCAATTCCGCTGCCGGTGGCCTTCGCTCTGGCGGCGGTGTTATCGCCGACTGACGCCGTGGCCGTCTCGGCGATTTCGCAAAACCGCTTGCCGACCCCGCTGATGCATATATTGCAGGGCGAGGCGCTGATGAACGACGCCTCTGGCCTGGTGACTTTCAAGTTCGCCTTGGTCGCAGCCATCACCGGCGTGTTTTCGCTGACCAACGCCAGTCTGACCTTTGTCGTGGTGGCGCTCGGCGGTTTGGCAGTCGGCGTGGCCTTGAGCTGGCTCGTAGGGCGCCTGCGTTCGTGGATGATCGCTCGCGGTTGGGACGATCCGGCGACGCACGTGGTGTTCATGTTACTGCTGCCGTTCGCTGCTTATGTACTGGCCGAGCGTCTCGGCGTCTCGGGCATTCTCTCGGCCGTGGCGGCGGGGATGATGCAGAGCTGGCTCGATCTGTTGCCCCGGCAGACCAGCACCCGTTTGCTCAATCGCAGCGTCTGGTCGCTGTTGGAATTCGCTTTCAACGGCTTGATCTTCCTCCTGCTCGGCCTGCAATTGCCGGACATCATCAAAGCCGTGGTCAGCCACGAGCCGACGTTGTGGCCAACACTGTTTTATCGCTGCCTGGATGTCGTGGCGATTTTCCTCGCGTTGGTGTTGCTGCGGTTTATCTGGGTGCAAAGCATCTGGCGCTTGTCGGTGTTGCTGCGCCGTTTGCGCGGCAAGGGTGAGTTGACGCAAGTACCGACCGCGCGCTCCTGCTGGCTGCTGACCGTTGGCGGCGTGCGTGGTGCAGTGACGCTGGCGGGTGTGATGTCGGTGCCGATGTTGATGGGCGCGGAGGCGTTTCCCGAGCGTGATCTGCTGATTTTTATCGCCGCCGGGGTAATTCTGCTCTCCCTGATATCGGCGTGCATCGCGCTGCCACTGTTACTGCGCGGCATCGAGAAAAGCCCGGACGACAAGCGCCGCCAGGAAGTGCGCGATGCCTGGCGCAAAACCGCGCAAGCAGCGATTCATGCGCTGGAGGCCGAGGAAACCGCCCCGCAGGACGCTGCTCAGGCCGCTCTGTCGGCTGAGCTTAAGGCGCGGATCATGTCCGAGTATCGCCATCAGCTCGATGTCTTCAACGATTCCGCCGAAGCCCAGGCTTTGGCGTTCCAGATGGATCTGCTGGAGCGTCGCCTGCGCTTGAAGGCGCTCAGGGCGCAGCGTCTGGAGCTTTATAGCCTCAGTCGTCAACACCAGATAGGTGACGACGTCCTTAGAGAAGTGTTGGCCGATCTGGACTTGAGTGAAGCCAATCTGGGGCAGGTCAAGTCGTAG
- a CDS encoding M12 family metallopeptidase, which produces MYKTKPCLKLEIDDPIASFRAAINENPKNISYTSGSGLSSRTMSINAKCWQPNRHLTISFLDNPPAALKDAIKKHIWEWADYVSLTFSFIDRKDGIIRIKTNTTENASQIGTDALTVAAGEPTMFISARPADSDFRTVVLHEFGHVLGLHHEHLHPDANIPWNKPKVYKEYAEKWGMDKEKVDLNIFTPITEQTTVTGYDPTSIMHYPVEKELTDGKFEVPMNTEISWEDKRIAAHFYPIEIPDDGSCERP; this is translated from the coding sequence ATGTATAAAACCAAGCCGTGCCTGAAACTTGAAATAGATGACCCCATCGCCAGCTTTCGAGCAGCCATCAATGAAAATCCTAAAAATATTTCGTATACCTCCGGCTCAGGCCTGTCATCACGAACAATGTCAATCAACGCAAAGTGCTGGCAACCGAACCGTCACCTGACCATTTCGTTCCTGGACAACCCCCCCGCCGCGCTGAAAGACGCGATAAAAAAACATATATGGGAATGGGCTGATTATGTCAGCCTGACCTTTAGTTTCATTGACCGCAAAGACGGCATAATCCGAATAAAAACCAACACCACTGAAAATGCATCTCAAATTGGAACTGATGCACTAACAGTCGCTGCGGGAGAGCCAACCATGTTCATATCCGCGCGACCGGCAGATTCCGATTTCCGTACAGTGGTATTGCACGAATTTGGTCATGTTCTCGGATTACATCACGAGCACTTGCACCCGGATGCAAACATCCCCTGGAACAAACCAAAGGTCTATAAGGAATACGCAGAAAAATGGGGAATGGATAAGGAGAAAGTGGACCTGAACATCTTCACACCGATAACCGAGCAGACCACCGTCACCGGGTACGATCCAACATCCATCATGCATTACCCTGTCGAAAAGGAACTGACCGATGGAAAATTCGAAGTACCGATGAACACCGAGATCAGTTGGGAAGACAAACGCATAGCCGCGCATTTCTACCCGATAGAAATCCCTGACGACGGCTCCTGCGAGCGACCATGA
- the dapC gene encoding succinyldiaminopimelate transaminase, which produces MNNALNQLQPYPFEKLRALLGTVTPNPDKRPIALSIGEPKHRSPSFVAEALANSLDQMAVYPTTLGIPALREAIAGWCERRFGVPSGWIDPACNVLPVNGTREALFAFTQTVVNRGDDALVVSPNPFYQIYEGAAFLAGAKPHYLPCLDENGFNPDFDAVSPDIWKRCQILFLCSPGNPTGALIPVDTLKKLIALADEYDFVIAADECYSELYFNEQTPPPGLLTACVELGRKDFKRCVVFHSLSKRSNLPGLRSGFVAGDADILKGFLLYRTYHGCAMPVQTQLASVAAWNDEVHVRANRALYREKFDAVLAILSPVMDVQRPDGSFYLWPNVQGDDAAFCRDLFEQEHVTVVPGSYLSRDVDGVNPGAGRVRMALVAPLAECVEAAERIRAFITRQE; this is translated from the coding sequence ATGAACAACGCTCTTAACCAGCTCCAGCCGTACCCGTTCGAAAAGCTCCGCGCCCTGCTCGGCACCGTGACCCCGAACCCGGACAAACGCCCGATCGCCCTGTCGATCGGCGAGCCGAAACACCGTTCGCCAAGCTTTGTCGCCGAGGCACTGGCCAACAGTCTGGATCAGATGGCGGTGTACCCTACAACGCTGGGCATCCCGGCGCTGCGTGAGGCCATTGCCGGCTGGTGCGAGCGGCGTTTCGGCGTGCCGAGCGGCTGGATCGATCCGGCGTGCAACGTGCTGCCGGTCAATGGCACCCGTGAAGCGCTGTTCGCGTTCACTCAGACCGTGGTCAACCGTGGCGACGACGCCCTGGTGGTCAGCCCGAACCCGTTCTATCAGATCTACGAAGGCGCTGCGTTCCTCGCCGGGGCCAAGCCGCATTACCTGCCGTGCCTCGACGAAAACGGCTTCAACCCGGATTTCGATGCGGTTTCGCCAGATATCTGGAAACGCTGCCAGATTCTGTTCCTCTGCTCGCCGGGCAATCCGACTGGCGCGCTGATCCCGGTCGACACCCTGAAAAAGCTGATCGCCCTGGCCGACGAATACGATTTCGTAATCGCCGCCGACGAGTGCTACAGCGAACTGTACTTCAACGAGCAAACCCCGCCACCGGGCCTGCTGACGGCTTGTGTCGAACTGGGCCGCAAGGATTTCAAGCGTTGCGTGGTGTTCCATAGCCTGTCCAAGCGCTCCAACCTGCCAGGCCTGCGCTCCGGTTTCGTCGCCGGCGATGCCGACATCCTCAAAGGCTTCCTGCTGTATCGCACCTACCACGGCTGCGCGATGCCGGTACAAACGCAACTGGCCAGCGTGGCGGCGTGGAATGACGAAGTGCATGTGCGCGCCAACCGTGCGCTGTATCGGGAGAAATTCGATGCGGTGCTGGCGATTCTCAGCCCGGTGATGGACGTACAACGTCCGGATGGCAGCTTTTATCTGTGGCCGAACGTGCAAGGCGATGACGCAGCGTTCTGCCGCGATCTGTTTGAGCAAGAGCACGTGACCGTGGTGCCGGGTTCTTACCTGTCCCGTGACGTCGACGGCGTCAATCCGGGCGCTGGCCGTGTGCGCATGGCGCTGGTCGCACCGCTGGCCGAATGTGTCGAAGCCGCCGAACGGATTCGCGCCTTCATTACTCGCCAAGAGTAA